In Desulfovibrio sp. 86, the following proteins share a genomic window:
- a CDS encoding GlxA family transcriptional regulator, which produces MKCKQCPTDGCSTAPRLVVMAVHDGAEILDITGPLSVFSAANDLHAQSGGAEPLYRIQVAGESSDAVVRTASGIRLLTDAALGQCSGIDTLLVAGGPAARQAPQALVDWLREAAPLARRVCSICTGAFILARAGLLEGRRATTHWLMLEELRAFSPNIDVQTDALHVKDGSVYTSAGVTAGIDLALALLEEDFGRELALNVARVLVLYLKRPGGQSQFSTTLLAQIHEGGTLASTIQWLRDNYQRPLCNEAIANHAAMSPRNFARVFKRETGETPAHFIENIRLEAAVKRLEETTQALETIARECGFQSGEHFRLTFSRRFGITPGQYRNRFRSGAWR; this is translated from the coding sequence ATGAAATGCAAGCAATGCCCCACCGACGGTTGTTCAACTGCCCCACGCCTCGTCGTCATGGCTGTCCATGACGGTGCGGAAATCCTCGACATCACGGGCCCCTTGAGCGTGTTCTCCGCAGCCAACGATCTGCATGCACAGTCCGGCGGCGCGGAACCGTTGTACCGCATCCAGGTCGCTGGCGAGAGCAGTGACGCGGTGGTGCGGACCGCTTCCGGCATCCGTCTGCTGACTGATGCAGCATTGGGGCAGTGCAGCGGCATCGACACCTTGCTGGTGGCGGGCGGCCCTGCGGCCAGGCAGGCTCCGCAGGCGCTGGTGGACTGGCTGCGCGAAGCTGCGCCCCTTGCGCGGCGCGTTTGCTCCATCTGCACCGGAGCCTTCATCCTGGCGCGCGCAGGGCTGCTGGAAGGCCGCCGGGCCACCACCCACTGGCTCATGCTTGAGGAACTGCGCGCCTTTTCTCCAAATATTGATGTCCAGACTGACGCCCTGCATGTGAAGGACGGTTCCGTCTATACCTCGGCCGGGGTGACGGCGGGCATTGATCTGGCATTGGCCCTGCTGGAGGAGGACTTTGGCCGCGAACTGGCGCTGAACGTTGCGAGAGTGCTGGTGCTCTACCTCAAGCGTCCGGGCGGACAGTCGCAGTTCAGCACAACCCTTCTGGCGCAGATTCACGAGGGCGGCACGCTAGCCTCGACGATCCAATGGCTGCGCGACAACTATCAGCGCCCGCTGTGCAACGAGGCCATAGCCAACCACGCGGCCATGAGCCCGCGCAACTTCGCCAGGGTCTTCAAACGCGAAACAGGTGAGACTCCGGCCCATTTCATTGAAAATATTCGCCTTGAAGCAGCTGTGAAACGTCTGGAGGAAACAACGCAGGCACTGGAAACCATCGCCCGGGAGTGTGGTTTCCAGTCCGGTGAGCACTTCCGCCTGACATTTTCGCGCCGCTTCGGCATCACCCCCGGCCAGTACCGGAACAGATTCCGTTCCGGCGCATGGCGTTAA
- a CDS encoding DJ-1/PfpI family protein — protein sequence MYEVHPGKVSSQITVGVLIFPGFEMLDAYGPMELWGSLKHAPARFWGGEEKRVGVKLVTIAATRGEIPSNQGPKTVADYGYADSPKLDYLLVPGGSGAVPLVRDAATLDWLRDQATKTKIVMSVCNGASLLAAAGILDGRPATTNKMAFKDSTAPGPKVNWIKQARWVDDGAVVSSSGVSAGMDMTLAVISRLYGQPLSDWLEQITEYDAHRDPSWDPFAVKAGLVR from the coding sequence ATGTATGAGGTCCACCCAGGCAAAGTTTCCAGTCAGATAACCGTCGGGGTTCTTATCTTCCCCGGCTTCGAGATGCTGGACGCCTACGGTCCCATGGAACTATGGGGCAGTCTCAAGCACGCCCCGGCCCGTTTCTGGGGTGGCGAAGAAAAACGCGTAGGCGTAAAGCTGGTGACCATCGCGGCCACACGGGGAGAAATCCCCTCAAATCAAGGGCCAAAGACCGTAGCCGACTACGGCTATGCCGATTCGCCCAAGCTGGACTATCTGCTGGTGCCCGGCGGCAGCGGCGCAGTGCCCCTGGTTCGCGACGCTGCGACTCTGGACTGGCTGCGCGACCAGGCGACCAAGACGAAAATCGTCATGTCCGTGTGCAACGGCGCGTCGCTTTTGGCCGCAGCGGGCATTCTGGACGGCAGGCCTGCCACAACAAACAAAATGGCCTTCAAGGATTCTACCGCGCCCGGCCCCAAGGTGAACTGGATCAAACAGGCGCGCTGGGTGGATGACGGCGCCGTGGTCAGCTCTTCCGGCGTTTCCGCCGGGATGGATATGACCCTGGCGGTCATATCCCGTCTGTATGGCCAGCCTCTGAGCGATTGGCTGGAGCAGATCACCGAGTACGACGCGCACCGCGATCCGTCCTGGGATCCCTTCGCGGTCAAGGCCGGGCTGGTGCGTTAA
- the rfaD gene encoding ADP-glyceromanno-heptose 6-epimerase yields the protein MYVITGGAGFLGSALLWQLNCMNIEDIVVVDNLARSDKWRNLVKRRYVDYLHRDQFLDLVKRDALPWEVSAVVHLGACSATTEKDADFLMENNFHYSRDLCRYALDKGARFINASSAATYGDGSLGFSDDENLVPHLRPLNMYGYSKQLFDLWLLREGLQSEVVSLKFFNVYGPNEYHKGDMQSVAAKAHRQIRKEGSLNLFKSDRADMADGEQRRDFVYVKDCTALMAWLLERNDVCGIHNVGTGTARSFNELAMSVFGALELPCRINYVDMPDTLKGRYQHFTQAAMDWLDRVDCPLTFTSLEEGIADYVCGYLEMDDAYL from the coding sequence ATGTATGTGATTACCGGTGGCGCGGGGTTTTTGGGCAGCGCTCTTTTGTGGCAACTCAACTGCATGAATATTGAAGACATTGTGGTTGTGGACAACCTGGCCAGGAGCGACAAATGGCGCAACCTGGTCAAGCGCCGCTATGTGGACTATCTGCACAGGGATCAGTTCCTCGATCTCGTGAAGCGCGACGCTCTGCCCTGGGAGGTCAGCGCCGTGGTGCATCTTGGCGCGTGCTCCGCCACCACGGAAAAGGACGCGGATTTCCTGATGGAAAACAACTTCCATTACAGTCGCGACCTCTGCCGTTACGCCCTGGACAAGGGGGCGCGCTTCATCAACGCCAGTTCCGCGGCCACCTATGGCGACGGTTCGCTGGGGTTCAGCGATGACGAAAATCTTGTGCCGCATTTGCGGCCTTTGAATATGTATGGCTATTCCAAGCAGCTTTTCGACCTCTGGCTCCTGCGCGAAGGCTTGCAAAGCGAGGTGGTCAGCCTGAAGTTTTTTAATGTTTACGGCCCCAACGAGTATCACAAGGGCGATATGCAGAGCGTGGCCGCCAAGGCCCACAGGCAAATCAGAAAAGAGGGCAGCCTGAACCTGTTCAAATCAGACAGGGCGGACATGGCTGACGGCGAACAGCGCCGCGACTTTGTCTACGTCAAAGACTGCACGGCCCTCATGGCCTGGCTGCTGGAGCGCAACGACGTTTGCGGCATCCACAACGTGGGCACCGGCACGGCCCGCAGCTTCAACGAACTGGCCATGTCGGTTTTCGGCGCTCTTGAACTGCCGTGCCGCATCAACTATGTGGACATGCCCGACACCTTGAAGGGGCGTTACCAGCATTTTACCCAAGCCGCCATGGACTGGCTTGACCGCGTGGACTGTCCGCTTACCTTTACGTCGCTTGAAGAGGGCATTGCCGACTACGTGTGCGGCTATCTTGAAATGGATGATGCGTATTTGTAG
- a CDS encoding ABC transporter ATP-binding protein yields MLEINDLHVEVKGTPVLKGIDLHIKPGETFILFGPNGSGKTTLLMTLMGVSGYAVTRGQIIFKGTDITHAPMYERARLGLGMSFQRPPTIHGLPTGKLVELCGRGRKMDILAMARKVHFDTFLERDVNAGFSGGEIKRSELLQLMAQQPDLLLFDEPESGVDLENMTLVGQTVRSLLDGTPERCCATLRQREQRRGTSGLIITHTGHILEYVNAHRGQVMYNGKLCCEAGPREILEHIAKHGYQECLRCLAGDTFGQIAEAPLK; encoded by the coding sequence ATGCTTGAAATCAATGACCTGCATGTGGAGGTCAAGGGCACTCCCGTGCTCAAGGGTATAGACCTTCACATAAAACCCGGCGAAACATTCATACTCTTTGGCCCCAACGGTTCCGGCAAAACAACCCTGCTTATGACGCTCATGGGCGTTTCAGGCTATGCCGTCACCCGGGGGCAGATTATTTTCAAAGGTACGGACATAACCCATGCCCCCATGTACGAGCGGGCGCGCCTTGGCCTTGGCATGTCCTTTCAGCGGCCGCCCACGATCCACGGGCTGCCCACGGGCAAACTGGTGGAACTGTGCGGACGCGGACGAAAGATGGATATTTTGGCCATGGCCCGCAAAGTCCACTTCGATACATTTCTGGAGCGCGACGTCAACGCGGGGTTTTCAGGCGGCGAAATCAAGCGATCTGAACTCCTGCAACTCATGGCCCAACAGCCCGACCTGCTGCTTTTCGACGAGCCGGAATCGGGCGTGGACCTTGAAAACATGACCCTCGTGGGCCAGACCGTACGCAGCCTGCTTGACGGCACGCCGGAACGATGTTGCGCCACGCTGCGGCAGCGTGAACAAAGGCGCGGCACAAGCGGCCTCATCATTACCCACACAGGGCATATCCTGGAGTACGTCAACGCGCACAGGGGCCAGGTCATGTACAATGGCAAACTGTGCTGTGAAGCCGGGCCGCGAGAAATTCTGGAGCACATTGCCAAGCACGGCTACCAGGAATGCCTGCGCTGCCTCGCTGGCGACACGTTTGGTCAAATTGCGGAGGCTCCCCTCAAATGA
- a CDS encoding SufB/SufD family protein produces MSNVNLSRYSFSGNENAAPIEDLASLPAEDKERLVLAGIDVNDRSVSGAFMQLNHAGVHCQTNHEGLDLMDIRTALKKFDGLPQYYWKLLDPDKDEFTRLTREHCNGGYFVRARKGAKISQPVQSCMFIKGHSAGQSIHNIVIVEEGAELHILGGCATAHDAKDTAHLGITEYYVEKGGKLTFTMIHNWGTSTTVRPRSAGIVEAGGEFQNNYILLKPVADLQMYPTMKLQGQGAVARFNSVIVAPTGSHVDCGNRIELNAPDTRGEIISRTLTTGGTIINRGFIGASAAPARGHLECKGLILGGGRIHAIPELDSNQDGVELSHEAAVGKIAQEEIEYLMARGLDEDEAASTIVRGFLNVDIMGLPLPLKKAMDEQISLLETSHAM; encoded by the coding sequence ATGAGCAATGTCAATCTTTCCCGATACAGCTTCAGCGGCAACGAAAACGCCGCCCCCATCGAAGACCTCGCCAGCTTGCCCGCAGAAGACAAGGAACGCCTTGTCCTGGCAGGCATTGACGTCAACGACCGCTCCGTCAGCGGCGCGTTCATGCAACTCAACCATGCGGGCGTCCACTGTCAGACCAATCATGAAGGTCTTGACCTTATGGACATCCGTACAGCGCTTAAAAAATTCGACGGGCTTCCCCAGTATTACTGGAAGCTGCTCGATCCCGACAAGGACGAATTCACCCGGCTCACGCGCGAACACTGCAATGGCGGCTATTTTGTCCGCGCCCGCAAAGGGGCCAAAATCAGCCAGCCGGTGCAGTCCTGTATGTTCATCAAGGGGCACAGCGCGGGCCAGAGCATCCACAATATCGTCATCGTTGAAGAAGGCGCGGAGCTGCACATCCTTGGTGGCTGCGCCACGGCCCACGACGCCAAGGACACCGCCCACCTCGGCATTACCGAATACTATGTGGAAAAAGGCGGCAAACTCACCTTCACGATGATCCACAACTGGGGCACAAGCACCACGGTGCGGCCCCGTTCGGCAGGCATTGTGGAAGCCGGGGGCGAGTTTCAGAACAATTACATCCTGCTCAAGCCAGTGGCCGATTTGCAGATGTACCCCACCATGAAGCTGCAAGGTCAGGGCGCTGTGGCCCGCTTCAACTCCGTCATCGTCGCCCCCACAGGCTCCCATGTGGACTGCGGCAACCGCATCGAACTCAACGCCCCCGACACGCGGGGCGAAATCATCTCGCGCACCCTCACAACGGGCGGCACCATCATCAACCGGGGATTCATCGGCGCTTCCGCCGCGCCCGCCAGAGGACACCTCGAATGCAAGGGCCTCATACTGGGCGGGGGGCGCATCCACGCCATACCGGAGCTCGACAGCAACCAGGACGGCGTGGAACTGTCGCACGAAGCGGCCGTCGGCAAGATCGCCCAGGAAGAAATTGAATACCTCATGGCGCGTGGCCTTGATGAAGATGAAGCGGCATCCACCATCGTGCGGGGCTTTCTCAATGTGGACATCATGGGCCTGCCCCTGCCGCTGAAAAAAGCCATGGACGAGCAGATATCCCTGCTTGAAACCAGCCACGCCATGTAA
- a CDS encoding phosphatase PAP2 family protein produces the protein MQSLNHEIFMALNADESSPVFLLATARLLAELPIALAVLMALCILVRRKSEKAVALRLVLTVTLAMAAAYVIRTLHYTPRPFVIDLGRTFIEHAPTASFPSFHGTFMFSLAAALLFCPKERISGTAILLLGLATAWARIYLGVHYPLDMLGALITAFAAAVAVHCCFRLRRQWA, from the coding sequence ATGCAGTCCCTGAATCACGAAATTTTTATGGCGCTGAACGCCGACGAGTCTTCACCAGTCTTTCTCCTTGCCACTGCCCGCCTTCTGGCTGAACTGCCCATAGCTCTGGCCGTGCTCATGGCGCTCTGCATACTGGTGCGGCGAAAATCAGAAAAAGCCGTGGCCCTGCGCCTCGTGCTCACGGTGACCCTGGCCATGGCCGCAGCCTACGTCATAAGAACACTTCATTATACCCCCCGGCCCTTTGTTATTGACCTTGGGCGCACCTTCATCGAACACGCTCCCACGGCATCCTTCCCCAGCTTTCACGGCACATTCATGTTTTCATTGGCAGCCGCCCTGCTCTTTTGCCCCAAGGAACGCATTTCAGGCACAGCGATCCTGCTGCTGGGCCTTGCGACGGCCTGGGCACGAATATATCTTGGCGTGCATTACCCTCTGGACATGCTGGGAGCGCTTATTACCGCCTTTGCCGCTGCGGTTGCCGTTCACTGCTGCTTTCGTTTGCGCAGGCAATGGGCATAA
- a CDS encoding ArsR/SmtB family transcription factor, whose protein sequence is MEVTHASTLFEALSSPIRLQLFRLLVRFAPEGLVAGEIAKHLQLPGTNLSFHLKGLLHAGLITVEKEGRFLRYRANIPLMLETIAYLTEECCAGHPEQCERFRAQSTVAAAVLPERCCK, encoded by the coding sequence ATGGAAGTCACCCACGCCAGCACTCTCTTTGAAGCCCTTTCTTCGCCCATACGCCTGCAACTCTTTCGGCTGCTTGTGCGTTTTGCTCCCGAAGGGCTTGTGGCTGGCGAAATCGCCAAACACCTGCAACTCCCCGGAACCAATCTTTCATTCCACCTCAAGGGGCTTTTGCACGCAGGCCTCATCACGGTGGAAAAAGAGGGGCGCTTTTTGCGCTACCGGGCCAACATCCCCCTGATGCTGGAAACCATCGCCTATCTCACGGAAGAGTGCTGCGCAGGCCACCCGGAACAGTGCGAGCGGTTCCGGGCGCAAAGTACGGTGGCGGCAGCGGTGCTGCCTGAGCGCTGCTGCAAGTAA
- the arsM gene encoding arsenite methyltransferase: MKNPSTPSDGQQVRETVRSGYAAIASGQQRSCCCGQRSNAADPARLAQTLGYDAATLARLPEGANMGLSCGNPVAMAALMPGQTVIDLGSGGGFDAFQAGEKVTASGHVIGVDMTPEMLDKARKNIASYSQLTGLDNVEFRLGEIEHLPVADSSVDVVLSNCVINLSPDKEQVWREIFRVLKPGGKAAVSDLALLKPLPENIRQMAEALVGCVGGAILVEQTRAIVEKTGFSRLALRTNPGYVQSMQDWNDPLYAEIAKNLPHGEKLADFVVSLTIEAYKE; the protein is encoded by the coding sequence ATGAAAAACCCCAGCACTCCCAGTGATGGCCAGCAGGTCAGGGAAACCGTCCGTTCCGGCTACGCGGCCATAGCATCGGGTCAGCAGCGTTCGTGCTGCTGCGGCCAGCGCAGCAATGCCGCCGACCCCGCCAGATTGGCGCAAACTCTGGGCTATGATGCCGCGACCCTTGCCCGTTTGCCTGAAGGCGCCAATATGGGGCTTTCGTGCGGCAATCCTGTTGCCATGGCCGCGCTCATGCCCGGCCAGACAGTCATTGACCTTGGCAGCGGCGGCGGATTTGACGCTTTTCAGGCTGGCGAAAAGGTGACCGCAAGTGGACACGTCATCGGCGTGGACATGACGCCAGAAATGCTCGACAAGGCGCGGAAAAACATTGCGTCCTACAGTCAGCTCACCGGACTGGACAACGTGGAGTTCCGCCTGGGAGAAATCGAGCATCTGCCTGTGGCCGACAGCAGCGTTGATGTGGTTTTGTCCAACTGCGTCATCAATCTTTCGCCCGATAAAGAACAGGTGTGGCGAGAGATTTTTCGCGTCCTGAAGCCCGGCGGCAAGGCGGCGGTGTCAGACCTTGCTCTTCTCAAGCCGCTGCCGGAAAATATCCGGCAAATGGCCGAGGCCCTGGTGGGGTGCGTGGGCGGAGCCATTCTGGTCGAGCAAACCAGAGCCATTGTTGAAAAAACCGGATTTTCCCGTCTTGCGCTGCGCACCAACCCCGGCTATGTGCAAAGCATGCAGGATTGGAATGACCCTCTGTACGCAGAAATTGCAAAAAATCTGCCCCACGGCGAAAAACTTGCAGACTTTGTAGTGAGCCTGACTATTGAGGCATACAAGGAGTAG
- a CDS encoding RNA recognition motif domain-containing protein, translated as MAISIYVGNLPWSATEDSVRDLFSAHGEALSVKLISDRETGRARGFGFVEMNEDDARNAISALNGVEFEGRALRVNQAEEKRPAPRRW; from the coding sequence ATGGCTATTTCTATCTACGTGGGCAATCTGCCCTGGTCCGCTACCGAAGACAGTGTTCGTGATCTCTTTTCCGCTCATGGCGAAGCTCTTTCCGTCAAGCTCATCTCTGACCGCGAAACCGGCCGCGCCCGTGGCTTTGGCTTTGTGGAAATGAATGAAGACGACGCTCGCAACGCCATTTCCGCCCTTAACGGTGTGGAATTTGAAGGCCGCGCCCTGCGCGTCAATCAGGCTGAAGAGAAGCGTCCCGCTCCCCGCCGCTGGTAG
- the secF gene encoding protein translocase subunit SecF — MSFTFIKHDTNIDFIGKRFWVYGASALLILVGIISAVWGNGLKMGIDFAGGVIVQVQFQEPVADEALKKGLDTPALPGITTQRFGEGGRDYLLRFSSAENADATHLRTTVMDSLAATFPGNAAEIVRLEIVGPKVGADLTNKALSALYYAILLIAVYISGRFEQRWMAGAIMAAALWGGIYVAGLTGLGMGWLVMLALGITMVVCFVLRLNFALGAVVGLLHDVAITVGLLSLMNVEIDLNVMAALMTLVGFSLNDTIIIYDRLRENLRATPNLDMAHLINKSVNQTLSRTILTSGTTLMSTLALFFLGGGVIHDFALTMLMGVVIGTASSIYVSSAILLALGDTDFYVRLVQKKDQYERPGEHGVV; from the coding sequence ATGAGTTTTACCTTTATCAAACACGACACCAATATTGACTTCATAGGCAAGCGCTTCTGGGTTTACGGAGCCTCCGCCCTGCTTATCCTCGTCGGCATTATTTCTGCCGTATGGGGCAATGGCCTCAAGATGGGCATCGACTTCGCGGGCGGCGTCATCGTGCAGGTGCAGTTTCAGGAGCCCGTGGCCGACGAAGCCCTGAAAAAAGGTCTGGATACTCCGGCCCTGCCCGGCATCACCACCCAGCGCTTCGGCGAGGGCGGGCGTGACTATCTGCTGCGTTTCAGCAGCGCCGAAAACGCCGACGCCACGCACCTGCGCACCACGGTGATGGACTCCCTGGCCGCCACCTTTCCCGGCAATGCCGCTGAAATTGTGCGCCTTGAGATCGTGGGCCCCAAGGTGGGCGCTGACCTGACCAACAAGGCCCTCAGCGCGCTGTACTATGCCATTCTGCTCATTGCGGTGTATATCTCCGGCCGTTTTGAACAGCGCTGGATGGCTGGCGCCATCATGGCGGCTGCCCTTTGGGGCGGCATTTACGTGGCCGGACTCACAGGCCTTGGCATGGGCTGGCTTGTGATGCTGGCACTGGGCATAACCATGGTCGTATGCTTTGTGTTGCGGCTCAACTTCGCACTAGGGGCCGTTGTGGGGCTTCTGCACGACGTCGCCATAACCGTGGGCCTGCTCTCGTTGATGAATGTCGAAATCGACCTCAACGTCATGGCGGCCCTGATGACACTGGTGGGCTTTTCGCTCAACGACACCATCATCATCTATGACCGCCTGCGCGAAAACCTGCGGGCAACGCCAAATCTGGACATGGCGCACCTGATCAACAAGAGCGTCAACCAGACCCTTTCGCGCACCATCCTGACCAGCGGCACGACCCTGATGTCAACCCTGGCCCTGTTCTTCCTCGGCGGCGGCGTCATTCACGATTTTGCCCTCACCATGCTCATGGGCGTGGTCATAGGCACGGCCTCCTCCATCTATGTTTCTTCCGCCATCCTGCTGGCTCTGGGCGATACGGACTTTTACGTCCGCCTTGTGCAGAAAAAAGACCAGTATGAACGGCCCGGCGAACACGGCGTGGTGTAA
- the secD gene encoding protein translocase subunit SecD encodes MGLRWRLILASLVFLISLVYALPSVPVIGPALERVLPSSRINLGLDLKGGIHLTLGVDVAKAVSNSLAIAGQDLRRMAQDEKIVVLRPRVLNGTALEFLLPRADNEAKLREILARHFPQLTVGQPQVGEGGQLRYVARFTPAEVKRIEELSLDQALRTIRNRIDQFGVAEPDIRKQAGNRIQVQLPGISDPRRAVQIIGQTAHLEFHLVREDVDPNKAVLPAGVVVLPMLEKTAGQPEGRIAVEKDSMLTGEDIADARPAFDNMNKSYVTMSFNTRGARIFERVTGESVGRRMAIVLDGKVYSAPVIRERIGGGKASISGSFTTAEAQDLAIVLRAGSLPAPVSVLEERSVGPSLGQEAIDSGVRAAFVGAAAVVVFIGFYYGLSGLIANLMLCFTMLIVMAGMGAFGATLTLPGIAGIVLTIGMAVDANVLIYERIREELRLGLTPLASVRAGFDRAMVSITDANLTSIIVTVILYQFGTGPIRGFAVTLGLGIVASMFTAIFVSRAIFEEWARHCGPKGLSI; translated from the coding sequence ATGGGTCTGCGCTGGCGCTTGATCTTGGCTTCGTTGGTATTTTTGATTTCTCTTGTGTACGCGCTGCCCAGCGTGCCCGTTATCGGGCCCGCCCTGGAGCGCGTTTTGCCGTCCAGCAGGATCAATCTCGGTCTTGACCTCAAAGGCGGCATACACCTGACGCTGGGCGTGGACGTGGCCAAGGCTGTGAGCAACTCTCTGGCCATTGCCGGGCAGGACCTGCGCCGCATGGCCCAGGACGAAAAAATAGTGGTGCTGCGCCCCCGCGTCCTGAACGGCACGGCCCTGGAATTTCTTTTGCCCCGCGCCGATAATGAAGCCAAGCTGCGCGAAATCCTGGCCCGCCATTTTCCCCAGTTGACCGTGGGGCAGCCCCAGGTGGGCGAAGGCGGACAGTTGCGCTACGTGGCCCGCTTTACGCCAGCCGAAGTCAAGAGGATTGAAGAACTGTCCCTTGACCAGGCCTTGCGCACCATCCGCAACCGTATCGACCAGTTCGGCGTGGCGGAACCCGATATCCGCAAGCAGGCAGGCAACCGCATTCAGGTGCAGTTGCCCGGCATTTCCGACCCGCGCCGCGCCGTGCAGATCATCGGCCAGACAGCGCACCTTGAATTTCACCTGGTTCGTGAAGATGTGGACCCCAACAAGGCCGTTCTGCCCGCCGGGGTAGTGGTTCTGCCCATGCTGGAAAAGACCGCCGGGCAGCCCGAGGGCCGCATCGCTGTTGAAAAAGACTCGATGCTCACCGGCGAAGACATTGCCGATGCCCGTCCTGCTTTCGACAACATGAACAAGTCCTATGTGACCATGAGCTTCAACACCCGTGGCGCGCGTATTTTTGAGCGCGTGACCGGCGAGAGCGTGGGACGCCGCATGGCCATCGTGCTTGACGGCAAGGTCTATTCCGCGCCTGTCATCCGCGAGCGCATCGGCGGCGGCAAGGCAAGCATTTCCGGCAGTTTTACCACTGCCGAGGCGCAGGATCTCGCCATCGTGCTGCGCGCGGGCTCGCTGCCCGCCCCTGTTTCCGTGCTGGAAGAGCGCAGCGTCGGCCCCTCCCTCGGGCAGGAGGCCATTGACAGCGGCGTGCGCGCCGCCTTTGTGGGCGCGGCTGCCGTGGTGGTTTTCATCGGCTTTTATTACGGCCTCAGCGGCCTTATCGCCAACCTCATGCTCTGTTTCACCATGCTCATCGTCATGGCGGGCATGGGCGCTTTTGGCGCTACCCTGACTCTGCCGGGCATCGCGGGCATCGTGCTGACCATCGGCATGGCGGTGGACGCCAACGTGCTGATCTACGAACGAATACGTGAAGAACTGCGCCTGGGACTCACGCCGCTGGCGTCGGTGCGGGCGGGCTTTGACAGAGCCATGGTCTCCATTACGGACGCCAACCTCACGTCCATCATTGTTACAGTCATTCTGTACCAGTTCGGCACAGGGCCCATCAGAGGCTTCGCGGTAACCCTGGGGCTGGGCATTGTTGCCTCCATGTTTACGGCCATCTTTGTTTCGCGGGCCATTTTTGAAGAATGGGCGCGCCATTGCGGTCCCAAGGGTCTGAGCATCTAG
- the yajC gene encoding preprotein translocase subunit YajC: MFESVAYAMGTPQAGAGPASGTDMLMQFLPLIVMFVIFWFLLIRPQQKRAKAHKAMLAELKRGDHVVTSAGLIGRILEIDDEQVLLESGESKLRVTRGAIGGLVPGKGGKDDSK; this comes from the coding sequence TTGTTTGAATCAGTAGCCTACGCCATGGGCACTCCCCAGGCCGGTGCCGGCCCCGCCAGCGGAACCGACATGCTTATGCAGTTCCTTCCCCTCATCGTGATGTTCGTCATTTTCTGGTTTCTGCTCATCCGTCCGCAGCAGAAGCGGGCCAAGGCCCACAAGGCCATGCTGGCGGAACTCAAGCGTGGCGACCATGTGGTCACGTCCGCCGGACTGATTGGCCGCATCCTTGAAATCGACGATGAGCAGGTGCTGCTTGAAAGTGGTGAGTCCAAGCTGCGCGTTACGCGCGGCGCCATTGGCGGCCTTGTGCCCGGCAAGGGCGGCAAGGACGACAGCAAGTAG